One window from the genome of Candidatus Zymogenaceae bacterium encodes:
- a CDS encoding metallophosphoesterase family protein: protein MRIGIIADIHGNIPALNAVLEHMKDVEMILLAGDLAGKATSLARVFRIIDEYNVVYIRGNHEEMAEDYFRRFGGDTHTEEAIRRIAGIPAVREIDAGGLHMLMAHGSPWNHKSEYIYPEYETFERFDDLGYDCVILGHTHVPMVIDTGKTLVINPGSVGEPVAQDPRPSYAVLDTDTRRAEIHRVHDHVETRRVRSVTPFRWGRSLIEETARAWGIEIKK from the coding sequence GCGAATTGGAATCATCGCCGACATCCACGGAAATATTCCGGCCTTGAACGCGGTGCTTGAGCACATGAAGGATGTGGAGATGATTCTTCTGGCCGGGGACCTTGCCGGCAAGGCTACAAGCCTCGCCCGGGTGTTTCGCATCATCGATGAATACAACGTGGTATATATCCGCGGCAACCACGAGGAGATGGCCGAGGATTATTTCAGGCGGTTCGGTGGGGACACACACACAGAGGAGGCCATCCGGCGTATCGCTGGCATTCCCGCCGTTCGGGAGATCGACGCGGGAGGGCTTCACATGCTGATGGCCCACGGAAGTCCCTGGAATCATAAGAGCGAATATATCTATCCCGAGTACGAGACCTTCGAGCGCTTCGACGATCTGGGATATGACTGCGTCATCCTGGGACACACGCATGTTCCGATGGTTATCGATACCGGCAAGACGCTGGTTATCAATCCGGGATCGGTGGGAGAACCGGTGGCACAGGACCCCCGGCCGTCGTACGCCGTCCTGGATACCGACACAAGACGGGCCGAGATTCACCGGGTCCACGATCACGTGGAAACGAGGCGCGTCAGATCCGTTACTCCCTTTCGATGGGGACGGTCTCTGATTGAGGAAACCGCCCGGGCATGGGGAATCGAGATCAAGAAATAA